From one Lolium rigidum isolate FL_2022 chromosome 4, APGP_CSIRO_Lrig_0.1, whole genome shotgun sequence genomic stretch:
- the LOC124707807 gene encoding uncharacterized protein At5g19025-like codes for MLRPFPSHHHHHHRPPAASPPSSAAAAAMAPSSSRSGGGGGAHFSFSLSPSSSCRHTPSSATLDLLILLLVLFSLAFLLASSLAHVSRSLSPLLASPPAAAALASAAAALPYLAAGLPYVAAAAVLAAAAFLSCRRLPRRRCRNPRCRGLRKALEFDVQLQSEDAVRAGAGSTVGGADAAMWGEIDTLPWKGGQSGNNPDYECLRAELRRMAPPNGRAVLLFRNRCGCPVAKLEGWGTPKSKRRSKKGTQGSFLDGGVR; via the exons ATGCTCCGGCCATTCCCctctcaccaccaccaccaccatcgccccCCCGCCGCCAGCCCGCcctcctcggccgccgccgcagccatggcgccgtcctcctcccgctccggcggcgggggcggggcccacttctccttctccctctcgccctcctcctcctgcaggcaCACCCCGTCCTCCGCCACGCTCgatctcctcatcctcctcctcgtcctcttctccctcgccttcCTCCTCGCCTCCTCGCTCGCCCACGTCTCCCGCTCCCTCTCCCCGCTCCTCGCctcgccccccgccgccgccgccctcgcctccgccgccgccgccctgccctacctcgccgccggcctcccctacgtcgccgcggccgccgtgctcgccgccgccgccttcctctcctgccgccgcctcccgcgccgccgctgccgcaacCCGCGCTGCCGCGGCCTCCGCAAGGCGCTCGAGTTCGACGTCCAGCTCCAGAGCGAGGACGCCGTGCGCGCCGGCGCGGGCAGCACCgtcggcggcgccgacgccgccatgTGGGGCGAGATCGACACCTTGCCCTGGAAAGGCGGCCAGAGCGGGAACAATCCCGACTACGAGTGCCTCCGCGCCGAGCTCCGACGCATGGCCCCGCCCAACGGACGCGCTGTCCTGCTCTTCCGCAACCGCTGCGGCTGCCCTGTGGCTAAGCTCGAGGGCTGGGGCACACCCAAAAGCAAGCGGCGGAGTAAAAA GGGCACGCAAGGTTCTTTCCTGGACGGAGGGGTGCGATGA